From the Cucumis sativus cultivar 9930 chromosome 5, Cucumber_9930_V3, whole genome shotgun sequence genome, the window ttagattttaaaaaataactgcaaattattattattattataaatagttttaaggACGTTCATAAAAGTTTAtgaactaaatttgtaattaaaatacttaCCAAGAACGGCGCCACGACTTTGAGGAAAATTCTTGACACAAGTAACTATCGAACCTGTATTAGAAAAGGATTGAGAATTGGCTCcaatacaaatataaagaCACATTTGCCAAACTTTGGGAGTGGAGATTCGATTAGTAATGGCGAGCCAAATCATAAAGTAACCAAAGAAATTCATAATGGCGCCAATGGACAAAACCACCCACGGCGGTGTAACCTGGTTCACAAGTCCAGACAAAATACCAACGTTTGCACCCAAATCCTTAGaaaaactcaacaaatttAACGTTGTTTGGTCGTAACCTAAAATCGATTTTAGGTCGTTTGAATACAGGCTAAACATGTATGTTGCTCCTGACACCGCCATGATTAAGAGTGAAGCGAACAATATGAACCATCGTCCGGTGATGATGTGGACGACAATGCTCCCCATGTCGAAGCATCCCACGATTCTTCCACTGGCCAACATTATTTTGTAAGTAAGATAGAGAGTGAGAGGTTAGGTTGTTAAGAGGTCGTGAATTATGGGTATTTAAGGgattatttgaaatcaaagagAGGAGACTCTAAAGTTGGCTTTTGAAGAATATATCCAAAGGGAAAAGATTATTTGTCATAGTGGGTATCATTATGTACCATTAACATGGGATAGACTTAACTCCTTCCTACCTATGGAAATGATTGGACCATTGATTTCGAGATTATTTTAagctttaaataaatatatttgaaataattgaatattGCATTTGGTAATCTATAAACTAATTAGCAACTTTATTCTATCCTAGTAAATATGTCAAAATCAGTATAGCTAAAATGATATATAGCTTGTAATATTAACTTCgagtttagttttttcaatGCATCTTTTAAATGGCAAGATCCTTTGAAAAATGTTAGGATCATATTCTCAATGTGTCTTCTCTCAcacttttcttctctaatatagattgttatatatatatattataaattgtgaagtttttcatttttcatggtAAGATCGTCAACTCTAGACAGAGGTTTACATTAGTCGGTTGGTGTTGATTTTCGAAGAAAGCCACAATTATAAAGCAACCATAAAATTGTTAGACAATTTTGGTTAGTTGATTTCAGTAGATCAGTTCGATTTCTGGAGTTTTTATGTCCATCTCAAATTCTAAAGCCTTAAACCCTATAAGAATATGCTCtcaaacattgaaaatttataatatgtaATAACTTGAAGGAACGAAGACAAGAAAGACACAAATAATAAgaattcattaattaaattttcttaacttttaattttcttttttggttaacAATACGagaattatagcaaaattaaatttctaaccACACTCTCAAAAGTATAAACTTTATGTCATATTTGTAAGTTGACTTATGTTTATCTTCTCGTATAATTGAAAAGTTGAGGTCGATGGTAGAATAtaagaatattaattaaagtggtttgaaattaaatggtttaaataaaatttttaatttgaaaatacttttttttaaaaaaaaaagaattcagaTTCTATacataaaatccaaaattttggcattttaatttattttactattttaacaatacctcttaaatatttttaataaaacggtttaaattcatttctaaaactatttcttcattttttttgttctaaaatgatttattttttaaaatcttgaattacaataataaaaaacattataaataaaagcCCTTAGAAACCTtatctaattcttttttttccttttcttcttttgctaATTATAATCTGTAAACTTTGTACTTTCAAACAAAAGCCAAGAGATGAGTAGAAGAAAACGAGTTCCTCAAAAACCCCAAAAATCAACCTAAAATCGTCTTAATTCTATCTTCCTCATCTCTCTGCTTCAACCCATTTGGATTTTACTCATACATTTCAATTTTCCCTTTCTCATCTTTTCTACATCcccatcattttcttctctcttctgtTTCACCGGCGGCCTCTACAACCCTATTTCCGGCCACCTCTGTTGTTTCAACTTCTTCTCTAAACTTCTTATAAATATCACTCCGGTAGAAACTCCGTGTTCTAATTACTAAAATCAATGAAACTAGCATACCCAATAAAGTAACTCCGGTGATTACAATGAATGAAAGCTTAAAGCATGCCCCTCCAATGCACTTTAATTCTTCCCCTGCTTTTCGTATAATCCCTTTTGCTTCGAGCTGCTTCTCTGCTTCTCTGTCATAGAAATTCCCAGCCACTTTCACATTCAGAACATATAGCCCAATTGGACTCGCGACCGACCCGAAATTGTAAAGCGTTGAGTAATATTTCAACCCAAAAAGCTCTGAAATTATAGCGAAAATCAACGGCCATTGTGCACCAAAGCAGAATCCGATTACGATGGAAGCAACGTATAGCCCATTTGGAACGTCAAATGCGATCATCAAATGGCCGACACAGGACAACAGAAGGATCAGTGATAATATTAAAGTACGAGGGCATTTGTATTTTCTCAACACGATTTCAGATAAGAAACCACAGGCAACTCGGCCGAGGTAATTCCAAATGCTGACTAATGTTACAAACGTGCTAATGCTTCTTTTTGGGTATCCCAAAGACACTCCGATTTGCCCCAAATTGTCGATTGCCGTTAACGTTCCTCCCATGCCGCAAGCTGCAGATGTGAATAGAATCAGCATGTCGACGCTGAAGAGACCTTGGAGAATTGTGAAATCTTCGCCGCGTTTTGGTGGGCTGAAAATTGTTGTCCAACAAGATGGTTCTTTATGTTCTTGTTTTGGATGCTCTGTTTTGGGGAGTTGCTCTGTAACGATTTGAACAGAGGGATTTGGGGATTGGATGAGAGCAGTTTTGAGTTTCCAGAGTTTGTATTCTTCCATAACGACAATAAGGAGTgggaggagaagaaggaggagGACGACGGCGGCGCTGCCACCGTATTGGTTTTGAGTGAACTCTGTTTTGCTCTCTACAATGATCATTAACATTAGGAACCCGGCGAGAGCAAGAGAAATGTAAAGGAAATTGTAGAAGACTTTGAGCTCGTTTGGTTGTCGGATGACTTTTATGATACGAATTATCCGTAAAGATGCAAAGGAAACTGCCGTCGGGAGCCATCCGATGAAGAGAACTAAGGATTTGGTGTCGGCGCCATAGAATGCGTGGAAGAGTTGTGTGATTATAGCGCCGCTCAGCCCAGCGTATCCCTTTAAAATACCTACAAGTTTTAACGGTCAATTAGTATATCCAACcgttttttaaaagtttaattttcattaatataacaAGCATATAGAAATATTCATCTGTACGACAAACTcgtcaatttttaaaaatatttcagatttgttctttctttttatcattttttttctcttattccgacatacaaaatctaaacgttCGTGTACCAAATGTAActatcatttttcaattataaacgatcattttccaaatataagtGATTGTTTTCCAAACGTAAACGAttgtatttcaaatataaatgatagtgtaccaaaaaatctttaaaaaaattattaagatttgggtaccaaatttaaatgatgttGTGTAGTTAAAAAAACTAggaaaaatagtttagatttggctatcgaaatctttttaaaaaaatcttagtaTTATAAATAGTTGTAAGGACGTTCTTTAAGGACTAAActtgtaaataaaatacttaCCAAGAACGACACCACGACTTTCAGGAAAATTCATGACACAAGTAACCATCGAACCCGTATTAGCAAAGGATTGAGAATTGGCTCcaatacaaatataaagaCACATTTGCCAAACTTTGGGAGTGGAGATTCGATTAGTAATGGCAAGCCAAATCATAAAGTAACCAAAGAAATTCATTAAGGCACCAATGGACAAAACCACCCATGGCGGCGTAACCTCGTTGATAAGTCCAGACAAAACACCAATGTTTGCACCCAGATCCTTAGAAAAACTCAACAAATTCAATGTTGTTTGGTCATAACCCAAAGTTGATTTTATGTCGTTTGAGTACAAGCTAAATATGTACGTTGATCCTGCCACGCCCATGATTAGGAGTGAAGCGAACAACACAAACCACCGTCTAGTGATGACGTGGACGACAATGCTCCTTATGTCGAAGCATCCCAAGATTCTTTCACCGGCCAACATTGTGTTTGTAAAAACGAGAGAGAACGAGAGGTTAGGTTGTCAAAGAGGCTGTGAATGGAAGAGAAATATAAAggaattttttgaaatcaaagatGGAGACTCTATGGTTGGCTTTTGAAGAATATATCTAAACGAAAAAAACTATTTGTCATGGTGTGTGTATCGTTATATACCATTAATATGAGATAGACTTAATTCTTTCCTATATACGGAATGATTGGACCACTGATTTCgagattattttaaactttttataaatatattcgAAACAATCGAATGTTTCACTTTAGAAATctttaaagtaattaacaactttattctattccaataatatatcaaaatgagTATAGCTAGAATGATATAAAGCTTGCAATATTAACTTTGAGTTTaaaggtttgatttttcattttagatcATTCAGGTACTACGGTTAAATATTTGacttgttttagtttttaatagatgaatttattaaaataatagattttacaaaatatttacaacctataacaaattctattgGTGATAGTCATCAACAACTCTAGATAAGGGTTTACATTGATCGGTTGGTGTTGGTTCTCGAAAAAAGTCAACACTGCTAAAATCAACTATAAATTTGATGACAATTTTGGTTAGTTGGTTTCAAATGATCAGATCGGATTTTGGAGTTTTTATGTCCCTTCAAATTCTAAAGCTTTAAATCTTATAAGAATCTCCTCACTAACATTGAAAATATGTAATAActtgaaagaaaggaagacaAGAAAGacaaataataagaatttgtTGATTCAATTCTcttaacttttagttttttctcttttggttAACAATACGATCATTAttgcaaaatcaaatttctaatcTCACTCAAAAGTATAAAGATTATGTCAATTGACTTATGTTCATTTTCTCATATACTTGCAAAATTGATGTTGGCGGTAGAATATaagaatatattaaagtggtttgaaattaaatggtttaaataaaatgtttaatttggaaatatttttttaaaaaaagctcatttttttatttaaacttttttttacttaaaattgtttaaattcatttaaaaaactatttggaGAGaaacacttcatttttttactttctaaaatgatttattttttaaaatcttgaattaCAAGAAACATTGTAAATAAAAGCACTTAGAAACCTTATCTTAactctttgtttctttttcttttgcttatAAACTTATTCACAAAAGGATAAACTTTGTGCTTTCAAACAAAAGCCAAGAGATGAGtaaaagaaaacccaaaaatCAACCTAAAATTGTCTTAATTCTATCATTCTCATCTCTCTACTTCAACCCATTTGGATTTTActcatacattttaattttcccTTTGTCTTTTCTACATTcccatcattttcttctctcttctggTACACCGGCGGCCTCTACAACCCCATTTCCGGCCACCTCTGTTGTTTCAACTTCATCTCTGAACTTCTTATAAATATCACTTTTGTAGAAACTTCTTGTTCTAATTACTAAAATCAATGAAACTAACATACCCAATAAAGTAACTCCTGTGATTACGATGAATGAAAGCTTAAAGCATTCCCCTCCAAAGCACTTTAATTCTTCCCCTGCTTTTCGTATAATCCTTTTTGCTTCGAGCTGCTTCTCTGCTTCTCTGTCATAGAAATTCCCAGCCACTTTCACATTCAGAACATATAGCCCAATTGGACTCGCGACCGACCCGAAATTGTAAAGCGTTGAGTAATATTTCAACCCAAAAAGCTCTGAAATTATGGCGAAAATCAACGGCCATTGTGCACCAAAGCAGAATCCGATTACGATGGAAGCTACATATAACCCATTTGGGACGTCAAATGCGATCATCAAATGGCCGACACAGGACAGAAGAAGGGTTAGAGAGAGTATTAAAGGACGAGGGAATTTGTATTTTGTCAAAACAATTTCAGAGATGAAACCAGAGGCAACTCGACCGAGGTAATTCCAAATGCTGACTAATGATACAAATGTGCTAATGCTTCTTTTTGGGTATCCCAAAGCCAATCCGATTTGACCCAAATTGTCAATCGCTGTTAACGTTCCACCGACACCGCAGATTGCAGCGATAAATAGAATCAGCATGTCGACGCTGAAGAGAGCTTGAAGAATTGTGAAATCCTCGCCACGTTGTGGTGGGCTGAAAATTGTTGTCCAACAAGATGGTTCTTTTCGCTCTTGTTTTGGATGCTCTGTTTTTGGGAGTTTCTCTGTTACGATTTGAACAGAGGGATTCGGGGATTTAATGACAGCGGTTTTGAGTTTCCAGAGATTGTACTCTTCGATGATGACTACAGCAAGTGGGAGGATGAGGAGAAGGAGGACGACGGCGGCGCTGCCACCGTATTCGTTTTGATTGAACTGTTTTTTGCTTTCTACAATGATCATTAGCATTAGGAATCCGGCGAGGGCAAGAGAAATGTAGAGGAAGTTGTAGAAGACTTTGAGCTCGTTTGGTTGACGGATGACTTTCATGATACGAATTGTGCGTAAAGATGCGAAGGAAATGGCCGCCGGAAGCCATCCAATGAGGAGAATTAAGGATTTGGTGTCGTCGCCGTAGAATGCGTGGAAGAGTTGTGTGATAATGGCACCGCTCAGCCCGACGTATCCCTTCAAGATACCTAAAATTTTGTAACGTTGAAGTTTCAATAATTAGTAgtgattgattttgtttaaacaTATGGAATCAAACGTTGGAATCTACAGGAAAATACTAAACAATagaagtctttttttttttcttctttatttacaaaacctaagtttgaatttcaataatatataattaaagattaaataatattcatttacaaaacctaagtttgaaatttaaatgtgtGTGTCCaacatttaataatttaaagaataaaacatataCCAAGAACGACTCCACGGCTTTCAGGGAAGTTCTTAACACAAGTGACGAGAGAACCCGTATTTGCAAAGGATTGAGAATTGGCTCCAATACAAATATAGAGACACATCTGCCAAACTTTAGGCGCAGAGATCCGACGAGTAACGGCAAGCCAAATCATAAAGTAACCAAAGAAGTTCAATACGGCGCCGATAGATAGAACCACCCATGGCGGCGTAACCTCGTTAATAAGTCCAGACAAAACGCCGACGTTTGCACCTAAGTCCTTGAAAAAACTCAGCAAATTCAACGTCGTTTGGTCGTAACCCAAAACAGATTTTATGTCGCTTGAGTACAAGCCGAACATGTACGTCGCTCCGGCCGCTGCCATGATTAGGAGTGAAGCGAACACCACGAACCACCGTCCAGTGATTACGTGGACCCCGATGCTACTTATGTCAGAGCAACCAGAGATTCTCCGGTCGGCCACCATTTTTGGAAGTGGGGATTATTGttttatgaagaaaacaaaagtggGAGATTTTGAgggttttgttttctcttttgaaagaaagaaagaagagcgtaagagagaaagagaaagtgaTAAGAAGGTTGGTTTTATTGAAGGGTTGTGAATGAGAGGAAAATATATAGacatttttttgaattctAAGATAAGACTTTATAGTTGACTTAGAagttctaattattttaattaatgtcaTTGTGTGTTTGTCCTATGCCCTACCAACATGGAGATACCCCaattaattactatatattaACTTTAAACCTAAGTTATATTTTAGTCCGTTGAGTTGTGTTAGTTTGAACGTTTAACCctaattaattactatatcattgttttgatttgttgactaattaattagttagactttattttatttcattaattctctaaaccctaaaccctaaactcatttatttattaatacatatattttaaataatatgcaCAAAGTTCAATACTAAGACcactaaatatatatcatagttttttctcttaaaaagtGTACTTATAGAATGATTTACAACTTAGGATTAATTAGcacatgattaaaaaaaaaaaagagtatctcaatttgtttgaaagattagaagtttttttatattcaactttaattgaggtatatgaaattttatagtATATAACTATCGGacaatagaaaattttctttaaaagtaaatgaattaaGAAGTCGATTactcttttccatttttttataatatgagatagaaaatgaaagtattgacgttaaaaatgatatattagtTAAGTTAGGTTTACGTTAACATCCGTTTTAAAAGGAGTGGGGAAGTAGAAAGCATACTATAGAAATAATAAGTGGTTGGGGAATTAATTGgtctttttaattcatttcttCCAAA encodes:
- the LOC101204538 gene encoding protein NUCLEAR FUSION DEFECTIVE 4-like, giving the protein MLAGERILGCFDIRSIVVHVITRRWFVLFASLLIMGVAGSTYIFSLYSNDIKSTLGYDQTTLNLLSFSKDLGANIGVLSGLINEVTPPWVVLSIGALMNFFGYFMIWLAITNRISTPKVWQMCLYICIGANSQSFANTGSMVTCVMNFPESRGVVLGILKGYAGLSGAIITQLFHAFYGADTKSLVLFIGWLPTAVSFASLRIIRIIKVIRQPNELKVFYNFLYISLALAGFLMLMIIVESKTEFTQNQYGGSAAVVLLLLLLPLLIVVMEEYKLWKLKTALIQSPNPSVQIVTEQLPKTEHPKQEHKEPSCWTTIFSPPKRGEDFTILQGLFSVDMLILFTSAACGMGGTLTAIDNLGQIGVSLGYPKRSISTFVTLVSIWNYLGRVACGFLSEIVLRKYKCPRTLILSLILLLSCVGHLMIAFDVPNGLYVASIVIGFCFGAQWPLIFAIISELFGLKYYSTLYNFGSVASPIGLYVLNVKVAGNFYDREAEKQLEAKGIIRKAGEELKCIGGACFKLSFIVITGVTLLGMLVSLILVIRTRSFYRSDIYKKFREEVETTEVAGNRVVEAAGETEERRK
- the LOC101204293 gene encoding protein NUCLEAR FUSION DEFECTIVE 4-like; the encoded protein is MVADRRISGCSDISSIGVHVITGRWFVVFASLLIMAAAGATYMFGLYSSDIKSVLGYDQTTLNLLSFFKDLGANVGVLSGLINEVTPPWVVLSIGAVLNFFGYFMIWLAVTRRISAPKVWQMCLYICIGANSQSFANTGSLVTCVKNFPESRGVVLGILKGYVGLSGAIITQLFHAFYGDDTKSLILLIGWLPAAISFASLRTIRIMKVIRQPNELKVFYNFLYISLALAGFLMLMIIVESKKQFNQNEYGGSAAVVLLLLILPLAVVIIEEYNLWKLKTAVIKSPNPSVQIVTEKLPKTEHPKQERKEPSCWTTIFSPPQRGEDFTILQALFSVDMLILFIAAICGVGGTLTAIDNLGQIGLALGYPKRSISTFVSLVSIWNYLGRVASGFISEIVLTKYKFPRPLILSLTLLLSCVGHLMIAFDVPNGLYVASIVIGFCFGAQWPLIFAIISELFGLKYYSTLYNFGSVASPIGLYVLNVKVAGNFYDREAEKQLEAKRIIRKAGEELKCFGGECFKLSFIVITGVTLLGMLVSLILVIRTRSFYKSDIYKKFRDEVETTEVAGNGVVEAAGVPEERRK